One genomic region from Paracoccus pantotrophus encodes:
- the lysA gene encoding diaminopimelate decarboxylase gives MDHFNYVDGWLHAEEVPLARIAAEVGTPVYVYSTATLTRHFKLFQQALDWTDHLVCFAVKANSNIAVLKLLGDLGAGMDIVSAGEYARARAAGVPGERIVFSGVGKLESEMRMALEGGVRQFNVESEPELELLSRVATSMGVEAPIAVRVNPDVDARTHEKIATGKSENKFGIPIARAREVYAHAARLPGIRVVGIDMHIGSQLTDLEPYRQAYAKMAELTRALRADGHAITRLDMGGGLGIPYRRDNNAPPLPIEYGQVIRDAVGDLGCEIEIEPGRNIAGNAGILLASVIYLKQGEGRDFLILDAAMNDLIRPAMYSAHHDIVPVREPAPGAEAAPHDVVGPVCETGDTFQKAVDLPVLGPGDLVALRSAGAYGAVMASEYNSRPLVPEVLVSGDQFAVIRARPTLEEMLGRDTIPEWL, from the coding sequence ATGGATCACTTCAACTATGTCGATGGCTGGCTGCATGCCGAGGAGGTGCCGCTGGCCCGCATCGCGGCCGAGGTCGGCACCCCGGTCTATGTCTATTCCACTGCGACGCTGACCCGGCATTTCAAGCTGTTCCAGCAGGCGCTGGATTGGACCGACCACCTGGTCTGCTTTGCGGTCAAGGCGAATTCGAACATCGCCGTGCTGAAGCTTCTGGGCGACCTGGGCGCGGGCATGGACATCGTCTCGGCCGGGGAATATGCGCGGGCCAGGGCGGCAGGTGTGCCGGGCGAGCGAATCGTGTTCTCCGGCGTCGGCAAGCTTGAATCCGAGATGCGCATGGCGCTGGAAGGCGGCGTCCGCCAGTTCAACGTCGAATCCGAGCCGGAGCTGGAATTGCTGTCGCGCGTCGCCACCTCGATGGGCGTCGAGGCGCCGATCGCCGTGCGGGTGAACCCGGACGTGGATGCCAGGACGCATGAGAAGATCGCCACCGGCAAGTCGGAAAACAAGTTCGGCATCCCCATCGCGCGGGCGCGCGAGGTCTATGCCCATGCCGCGCGCCTGCCCGGCATCCGGGTGGTCGGCATCGACATGCATATCGGCAGCCAGCTGACCGACCTGGAGCCCTATCGCCAGGCCTATGCCAAGATGGCCGAGCTGACCCGCGCGCTGCGCGCCGACGGCCATGCCATCACCCGGCTCGACATGGGCGGCGGCCTGGGCATCCCTTACCGGCGCGACAACAACGCGCCGCCCCTGCCGATCGAATACGGCCAGGTGATCCGCGACGCCGTGGGCGACCTGGGCTGCGAGATCGAGATCGAACCGGGGCGCAACATCGCCGGCAATGCGGGCATCCTGCTGGCCTCGGTGATCTACCTGAAACAGGGCGAGGGGCGGGATTTCCTGATCCTCGACGCCGCCATGAACGACCTGATCCGGCCGGCGATGTATTCGGCCCATCACGACATCGTCCCGGTGCGCGAGCCGGCGCCGGGGGCGGAGGCCGCGCCCCATGACGTGGTCGGCCCGGTCTGCGAGACCGGCGACACCTTCCAGAAGGCGGTCGATCTGCCGGTGCTGGGGCCCGGCGACCTGGTGGCGCTGCGCTCGGCCGGGGCCTATGGGGCGGTGATGGCCTCGGAATACAATTCGCGGCCCTTGGTGCCCGAGGTCCTGGTCAGCGGCGATCAATTCGCCGTCATCCGGGCGCGACCGACGCTTGAGGAAATGCTGGGACGCGATACCATCCCGGAATGGCTTTAG
- a CDS encoding DUF2834 domain-containing protein, translating into MSSRSSELTPLRLAWAALALAGLVAALWRGEASWQGAGGSELVAHATLALWCLVETMQRRNWAALLTLPALALGIGFALPLYLFIRSRRIT; encoded by the coding sequence GTGTCGTCACGCAGCTCTGAGCTGACGCCGCTGCGGCTGGCCTGGGCCGCGCTTGCGCTGGCCGGCCTGGTGGCGGCGCTGTGGCGGGGCGAGGCGTCGTGGCAGGGCGCGGGCGGGTCCGAGCTGGTGGCACACGCAACGCTGGCGCTGTGGTGCCTGGTCGAGACCATGCAGCGCCGCAACTGGGCGGCGCTGCTGACGCTGCCGGCGCTGGCGCTGGGGATCGGCTTTGCGCTGCCGCTTTATCTGTTCATCCGCTCTCGCAGGATCACCTGA
- the argH gene encoding argininosuccinate lyase, which yields MTEQPTTANQMWGGRFAAGPDAIMEAINASIGFDRRLYAQDIRGSRAHAAMLAAQGIISTSDAEAIGEGLLTVLSEIEAGDFPFSTALEDIHMNVESRLKEIIGEPAGRLHTARSRNDQVATDFRLWVRDQCDAAIQGLDALIRVALSQAERGADWVMPGFTHLQTAQPVTWGHHMMAYVEMFGRDLSRFRDARKRMNESPLGAAALAGTGFPIDREATARALGFDRPMANSLDAVSDRDFALEFLSSAAICAVHLSRLAEELVIWSSAQFRFVTMSDRFSTGSSIMPQKKNPDAAELIRAKIGRILGAAVALFVVMKGLPLAYSKDMQEDKEQVFDAADNLMLALAAMTGMLSDLTANRERLEAAAGSGFSTATDLADWLVREAGLPFRDAHHATGALVAMAEQAGIDLPELTLEQMQSVNPAITADVYNVLGVHNSVASRMSYGGTAPRQVRAQIARWKEKLEEKSA from the coding sequence ATGACCGAGCAGCCCACCACCGCCAACCAGATGTGGGGCGGACGTTTCGCCGCAGGCCCGGACGCGATCATGGAGGCGATCAACGCCTCGATCGGCTTCGACCGGCGGCTCTATGCCCAGGACATCCGGGGCAGCCGCGCCCATGCCGCGATGCTTGCGGCACAAGGCATCATCAGCACTAGCGATGCCGAGGCGATCGGGGAAGGGCTGCTCACGGTCTTGTCAGAGATCGAGGCGGGCGACTTCCCCTTCTCGACCGCGCTGGAAGATATCCACATGAACGTGGAATCGCGGCTCAAGGAGATCATCGGCGAGCCGGCGGGGCGGCTGCACACGGCGCGGAGCCGCAACGACCAGGTGGCGACCGATTTCCGGCTCTGGGTGCGCGACCAATGCGATGCGGCCATCCAGGGGCTCGATGCGCTGATCCGCGTCGCCCTGTCGCAGGCCGAGCGGGGCGCGGATTGGGTCATGCCCGGCTTTACCCATCTGCAGACGGCGCAGCCGGTCACCTGGGGCCATCACATGATGGCCTATGTCGAGATGTTCGGCCGCGACCTGTCGCGTTTCCGGGACGCGCGCAAGCGCATGAACGAATCGCCCCTGGGCGCCGCCGCCCTGGCCGGCACCGGCTTTCCCATCGACCGCGAGGCGACGGCGCGCGCGCTTGGCTTCGACCGGCCGATGGCCAACAGCCTGGACGCGGTCAGCGACCGGGATTTCGCGCTGGAGTTCCTGTCCTCGGCCGCGATCTGCGCCGTCCACCTGTCGCGGCTGGCCGAGGAGCTGGTGATCTGGTCCTCGGCGCAGTTCCGTTTCGTCACCATGTCGGACCGCTTCTCGACCGGCTCGTCGATCATGCCGCAGAAGAAGAACCCCGACGCGGCCGAGCTGATCCGGGCCAAGATCGGCCGCATCCTTGGGGCGGCCGTGGCGCTGTTCGTGGTGATGAAGGGCCTGCCCTTGGCCTATTCCAAGGACATGCAGGAGGACAAGGAGCAGGTCTTCGATGCCGCGGACAACCTGATGCTGGCCTTGGCGGCGATGACCGGGATGCTGTCGGACCTGACGGCGAACCGCGAGCGGCTGGAGGCGGCGGCGGGCTCGGGCTTTTCCACCGCGACCGACCTGGCCGACTGGCTGGTGCGCGAGGCCGGGCTGCCCTTCCGCGACGCCCATCACGCGACCGGCGCGCTGGTCGCCATGGCCGAGCAGGCCGGCATCGACCTGCCGGAGCTGACGCTTGAGCAGATGCAATCGGTCAACCCCGCGATCACCGCGGATGTCTATAACGTGCTGGGCGTGCATAACTCGGTCGCCTCGCGCATGTCCTATGGCGGCACCGCACCCCGGCAGGTGCGCGCCCAGATCGCCCGCTGGAAAGAGAAACTGGAGGAGAAATCCGCATGA
- a CDS encoding TlpA disulfide reductase family protein has protein sequence MRWLVLYTALLIGANAGFGPAFAGEIDWQAARDGGLAKLAPTDPTPVPATGFTDPEGGTHSLADWRGKVVLLNFWATWCAPCREEMPSLDALQAEMGGEDFEVLAIAAGHNPPPAVRKFLDEEGITHLPVHLDPRQQLAREMGVMGMPVTVLIDRDGNEIARLIGGADWSSEAAKELVRQATAP, from the coding sequence ATGCGTTGGCTGGTTCTTTATACGGCGCTGCTGATCGGTGCAAATGCGGGTTTCGGCCCGGCATTTGCCGGCGAAATCGACTGGCAGGCCGCCCGTGACGGCGGGCTTGCCAAGCTGGCGCCCACCGATCCGACCCCGGTGCCCGCAACCGGCTTCACCGACCCCGAGGGCGGCACGCACAGCCTGGCCGACTGGCGGGGCAAGGTGGTGCTGCTGAATTTCTGGGCCACCTGGTGCGCCCCCTGCCGCGAGGAAATGCCCTCGCTCGACGCGCTTCAGGCCGAGATGGGCGGCGAGGATTTCGAGGTCCTGGCCATTGCCGCCGGCCACAACCCGCCGCCCGCGGTCAGGAAATTCCTGGACGAGGAAGGCATCACCCATCTGCCGGTGCATCTGGACCCGCGCCAGCAACTTGCGCGCGAAATGGGGGTGATGGGCATGCCGGTGACGGTGCTGATCGACCGCGACGGCAACGAGATCGCCCGGTTGATCGGCGGCGCCGACTGGTCCTCGGAGGCGGCCAAGGAACTGGTCAGGCAGGCGACAGCGCCTTGA
- a CDS encoding DNA-3-methyladenine glycosylase I has translation MPDLSERCAWCGSDPLYVAYHDHEWGVPEYDSRALWEKLVLDGFQAGLSWITILRKREAFRETFEGFDPERVAAWGEPQITRALQNPGIIRHRGKIEAAVRGARLFLEIEAGEGFSPFIWSFVGGRPIQNHFTAMSQVPVKTAESEAMAKALKKRGFNFCGPVITYAFMQACGLVNDHMTHCPAHARVKALSPA, from the coding sequence TTGCCCGACCTGTCCGAACGCTGCGCCTGGTGCGGCTCCGACCCGCTTTACGTCGCCTATCACGACCATGAATGGGGCGTGCCGGAATACGATTCCCGCGCGCTTTGGGAAAAGCTGGTGCTGGACGGTTTTCAGGCGGGGCTGAGCTGGATCACCATCCTGCGCAAGCGCGAGGCCTTCCGCGAGACCTTCGAGGGCTTCGACCCCGAGCGCGTCGCCGCCTGGGGCGAGCCGCAGATCACGCGCGCCCTGCAAAACCCCGGCATCATCCGCCATCGTGGCAAGATCGAGGCCGCCGTCCGGGGCGCCCGGCTGTTCCTGGAGATCGAGGCGGGCGAGGGGTTCTCGCCCTTCATCTGGTCCTTCGTCGGCGGTCGGCCGATCCAGAACCATTTCACCGCCATGAGCCAGGTTCCCGTCAAGACCGCGGAATCCGAGGCCATGGCCAAGGCATTGAAAAAGCGTGGCTTCAACTTCTGCGGGCCGGTGATCACTTATGCCTTCATGCAGGCCTGCGGGCTGGTCAACGACCACATGACCCATTGCCCGGCCCATGCCCGCGTCAAGGCGCTGTCGCCTGCCTGA